Proteins encoded by one window of Bacillus rossius redtenbacheri isolate Brsri chromosome 3, Brsri_v3, whole genome shotgun sequence:
- the LOC134530539 gene encoding protein fem-1 homolog B, whose amino-acid sequence MTSPTFRTCKKMTEPGLSPQRLKHRLYYYARDGMAITLFALLADKDRSEVKDLLSEAVVDEDGQKCTPLIIAARQGHDKVVKMLLHEFKQDIEQEGTVKFDGYVIEGASSLWCAAGAGHLGVVKTLVKMGADVNHPTKTNSTPLRAACFDGRLDIVRYLADHRADIHIANKYNNTCLMIAAYKGHLDVVSFLLARGADPNERAHCGATAMHFAAECGHCAVVRELLDHGAFVSRNEHGMTPLIAAAERTRADVVEFLITRPEVSREEKIDALELLGASFANDKDYYCLEQAYNYLHRTMVMRYEDRDAVVPKRGTYRVPAYENWDECRSLEQLERIEGDPNALHMEALAVRERILGTHNPEVPHPVIFRGAVFADSARFDRCIELWLHALHLRQVNKVAVVKDLLRFAQVFSQMIHIGVGVPFAYVEDVLSACVLELQRNKEKLVSPGPKDDVDQILEEMDSNIMTSLYILVIITNQMKSCNKRVEFRVFRLVFQLNQLKVTTREGMTLLHLCVSSETPVDDFHTNDVCNFPCAATAKLLIQCGADVNAMDNNRNTPLHFIVSYQKPISDFLTLHSIILDLTEAGAHIDTVNVNGETPFDAATTGVAEIILRTQAKLCLKCMAAKAVKTYRLTYQGQVPRSLESFIELHGSGSVNQG is encoded by the exons ATGACATCGCCTACGTTTCGGACTTGTAAGAAAATGACTGAACCAGGGTTGTCGCCCCAGCGACTCAAACATAGGCTTTATTATTATGCACGTGATGGCATGGCAATAACGTTGTTCGCGCTCTTGGCTGACAAAGACAGGAGTGAGGTTAAGGATCTTTTAAGTGAG GCGGTTGTCGACGAAGATGGGCAGAAGTGCACTCCGCTGATAATAGCTGCGAGGCAAGGCCACGACAAAGTGGTTAAGATGCTGCTGCATGAATTCAAGCAAGACATCGAACAGGAAGGCACCGTCAAGTTTGATGGTTACGTGATAGAGGGTGCCAGTTCTCTCTGGTGTGCTGCAG GTGCAGGGCACCTCGGCGTGGTGAAGACCCTGGTGAAGATGGGCGCGGATGTGAACCATCCCACGAAGACCAACTCGACGCCGCTGCGAGCCGCCTGCTTCGACGGCCGCCTCGACATCGTGCGCTACCTCGCGGACCACCGCGCCGACATTCACATAGCCAACAAGTACAACAACACGTGCCTCATGATCGCAGCGTACAAGGGCCACCTGGACGTGGTGAGCTTCCTGCTGGCGCGGGGCGCCGATCCCAACGAGCGGGCGCACTGCGGCGCGACGGCGATGCACTTCGCTGCCGAGTGCGGCCACTGTGCCGTGGTGCGCGAGCTGCTGGACCACGGCGCTTTCGTCTCCAGGAACGAGCACG GTATGACGCCCCTCATAGCAGCCGCTGAGAGGACAAGAGCAGATGTCGTGGAGTTCCTCATCACTCGGCCAGAAGTATCGCGTGAGGAGAAGATAGATGCGCTGGAGTTACTCGGGGCGTCATTTGCCAACGACAAGGACTATTACTGCTTGGAGCAGGCGTACAACTATCTGCACCGAACCATGGTGATGAG GTACGAGGACCGGGACGCCGTGGTGCCCAAGCGGGGCACGTACCGCGTGCCCGCCTACGAGAACTGGGACGAGTGCCGCTCCCTGGAGCAGCTGGAGAGGATAGAGGGGGACCCCAACGCGCTGCACATGGAGGCGCTGGCCGTGCGCGAGCGCATCCTCGGCACGCACAACCCGGAGGTCCCCCACCCGGTCATCTTCCGCGGGGCCGTGTTCGCAGACAGCGCGCGCTTCGACCGCTGCATCGAGCTGTGGCTGCACGCCCTGCACCTGCGGCAGGTCAACAAGGTGGCCGTCGTCAAGGACCTGCTGAGGTTCGCTCAG gtgTTTTCTCAAATGATTCACATTGGTGTTGGAGTACCATTCGCATACGTAGAAGATGTTTTGTCGGCGTGTGTTCTGGAACTGCAGAGGAATAAAGAAAAACTGGTGTCTCCTGGCCCAAAGGATGATGTTGACCAAATATTG GAGGAGATGGATAGCAACATCATGACGTCTCTGTACATCCTGGTGATCATCACCAACCAGATGAAGTCGTGCAACAAGCGAGTCGAGTTCCGGGTGTTCCGCCTGGTGTTCCAGCTGAACCAGCTCAAGGTCACCACCCGGGAGGGCATGACCCTTCTGCACCTGTGCGTCAGCTCCGAGACCCCCGTCGACGACTTCCACACCAATGACGTCTGCAA TTTTCCTTGTGCAGCAACAGCTAAACTGTTGATACAGTGTGGTGCAGACGTGAATGCTATGGACAACAACAGGAATACTCCTCTGCATTTCATAGTCAGCTATCAAAAACCAATTAG tGATTTCCTGACCTTGCATTCTATTATTCTGGATCTGACTGAAGCTGGTGCGCACATAGATACAGTGAATGTGAACGGCGAGACACCTTTTGATGCTGCCACAACAG GTGTGGCGGAGATAATCCTGAGGACGCAGGCCAAGCTGTGTCTCAAGTGCATGGCAGCGAAGGCCGTGAAGACGTACCGCCTGACGTACCAGGGGCAGGTGCCGCGCTCCCTGGAGAGCTTCATCGAGCTGCACGGCTCCGGCAGCGTAAATCAAGGCTAG